In one window of Azotobacter salinestris DNA:
- a CDS encoding c-type cytochrome codes for MGILKTLTWSGLAVVALGAGVLYSGLIDVGADAPHSAPVRALLETARERSVAVRARGIQVPDLADEAMIRAGAGNYDAMCVGCHLAPGLTETELGRGLYPAPPNLGEVGYAGDPAGAFWVIKHGIKATAMPAWGRSMDDPYIWELVAFLGRLPSLDAESYRRMVESSPGHRHGGGSMGPEAAQGGPAHGPSAPVEVPASEVHIHGDGERHVH; via the coding sequence ATGGGAATTCTCAAGACACTGACCTGGAGCGGCCTTGCCGTCGTCGCGCTCGGCGCCGGCGTCCTGTATTCGGGGCTGATCGACGTGGGCGCCGACGCGCCGCATTCCGCGCCGGTGCGGGCTCTGCTGGAGACGGCCCGGGAGCGCTCGGTCGCCGTGCGCGCCAGGGGCATCCAGGTGCCCGATCTCGCCGACGAGGCCATGATCCGCGCCGGGGCCGGCAACTACGACGCCATGTGCGTCGGCTGTCACCTGGCACCGGGGCTCACCGAGACGGAGCTGGGCCGCGGGCTCTATCCGGCGCCGCCGAATCTGGGCGAGGTTGGCTACGCAGGCGACCCGGCCGGCGCGTTCTGGGTCATCAAGCACGGGATCAAGGCCACTGCCATGCCGGCCTGGGGCCGGAGCATGGACGATCCGTACATCTGGGAGCTCGTGGCCTTCCTCGGCCGGCTGCCGAGCCTCGATGCCGAGAGTTACCGGAGGATGGTGGAGAGCAGCCCCGGGCACCGCCACGGCGGCGGGAGCATGGGGCCGGAAGCAGCGCAGGGCGGCCCGGCTCATGGGCCGTCCGCTCCCGTCGAGGTGCCAGCCTCGGAGGTCCATATCCATGGCGACGGAGAACGGCACGTCCATTGA
- a CDS encoding LTA synthase family protein yields the protein MFSSRPAGLAFLQKHRRASVRQLQEPRPGIGDEASYRQSVARIACSISLRQHLAFTLASAAVLMLLYSLLRLALLLYNSEQIGPASAATLAEAFLNGLRFDLRLVAYICAPLVLAVISRRAMRARALLCAWLTLFASLTLFFGVLELDFYREFHQRLNNLVLQYLKEDPQTVLSMLWHGFPVLRYLLAWLLATLLLGWLFRRLDLFTRSPAVDGRQQEGGRWPVRVLTLAICLALAVLAGRGTLRQGPPLQWGDAFTTDSMFANRLGLNGTLTLADALRSQLSDHRDNRWKAGLADDEARQTVRQMLLTDADRLVDGDSAAVRRDYRPPLGGTLPVRNVVVILMESFAGHYVGALGAPGGITPNFDRLAGEGLLFTRFFSNGTHTHQGMFASMACFPNLPGFEYLMQTPEGGHRFSGLPQLLGERGYDSLYVYNGDFAWDNQSGFFGSQGMKTFIGRHDFVDPVFSDPTWGVSDQDMFDRAAEELERRSEAGKPFYALLQTLSNHTPYALPEHLPVAPVSGFGELDQRLTAMRYADWALGRFFDRVRHAPYFQDTLFVVVGDHGFGSREQLTEMDLLRFNVPLLLIGPGVQEKFGARRDIVGTQVDMVPTIMGRLGGTVRHQCWGRDLLALPAASPGFGVIKPSGGDQTVALVSGDRVLVQPPGLPAKVYRYRLGSEPASLPLAAVPDEALLKRQLGAFLQTATASLLDDTAGVTDGRPAR from the coding sequence ATGTTCTCGAGCCGCCCTGCCGGACTCGCCTTTTTGCAGAAACACCGCCGGGCGTCGGTCCGGCAACTCCAGGAACCGCGCCCAGGGATAGGGGACGAGGCAAGTTACCGGCAGTCCGTCGCTCGAATCGCCTGCAGCATCTCCCTCCGCCAGCATCTGGCCTTCACCCTGGCCAGCGCCGCCGTGCTGATGCTCCTGTACTCCCTGCTGCGCCTGGCCCTGCTGCTCTACAACAGCGAGCAGATCGGCCCGGCGTCCGCCGCGACCCTGGCCGAGGCCTTTCTCAACGGCCTGCGCTTCGATCTGCGGCTGGTCGCGTACATCTGCGCGCCCCTGGTGCTGGCCGTGATCAGCCGGCGGGCGATGCGGGCAAGGGCGCTGCTGTGCGCCTGGCTGACGTTGTTCGCCAGCCTCACCCTGTTTTTCGGCGTGCTGGAGCTGGACTTCTACCGCGAGTTCCACCAGCGGCTGAACAACCTGGTGCTCCAGTACCTGAAGGAAGATCCGCAAACCGTCCTGAGCATGCTCTGGCACGGCTTCCCGGTCCTCCGCTACTTGCTCGCCTGGCTGCTGGCGACGCTGCTGCTGGGCTGGCTGTTCAGGCGCCTGGATTTGTTCACCCGCTCGCCGGCCGTGGATGGCCGGCAACAGGAGGGCGGCCGCTGGCCGGTCCGCGTCCTGACTTTGGCGATCTGCCTGGCGCTGGCCGTGCTCGCCGGGCGCGGGACCCTGCGTCAGGGGCCGCCGCTGCAGTGGGGCGATGCCTTCACCACCGACTCGATGTTCGCCAACCGGCTCGGTCTCAACGGCACCCTGACCCTGGCGGATGCGCTGCGCAGCCAGCTCTCCGATCATCGCGACAACCGCTGGAAGGCCGGCCTGGCGGATGACGAGGCCCGCCAGACCGTGCGGCAGATGCTGCTGACCGACGCCGACCGGCTGGTCGACGGGGACAGCGCCGCGGTACGCCGCGACTATCGGCCGCCGCTCGGCGGCACCCTGCCGGTGCGCAACGTGGTGGTGATCCTGATGGAAAGCTTCGCCGGCCATTACGTCGGGGCGCTGGGCGCGCCAGGCGGTATCACGCCGAACTTCGACCGGCTGGCCGGGGAAGGGCTGCTGTTCACCCGCTTCTTCTCCAACGGCACCCATACCCATCAGGGCATGTTCGCCAGCATGGCCTGCTTCCCCAATCTGCCCGGCTTCGAATACCTGATGCAGACGCCCGAGGGCGGCCATCGGTTCTCGGGGCTGCCGCAACTGCTCGGCGAGCGCGGCTACGACAGCCTGTACGTCTACAACGGCGATTTCGCCTGGGACAACCAGTCGGGCTTCTTCGGCAGCCAGGGGATGAAGACCTTCATCGGCCGGCACGACTTCGTCGATCCGGTGTTCTCTGACCCGACCTGGGGCGTCTCCGATCAGGACATGTTCGACCGCGCCGCCGAGGAGCTGGAGCGCCGCAGCGAGGCCGGCAAGCCGTTCTACGCCCTGCTGCAGACGCTCTCCAACCACACGCCTTACGCCCTGCCGGAGCACCTGCCGGTGGCGCCGGTGAGCGGCTTCGGCGAGCTGGACCAGCGCCTGACCGCCATGCGCTATGCCGACTGGGCGCTCGGGCGCTTCTTCGACAGGGTCCGTCACGCGCCTTATTTCCAGGACACCCTGTTCGTGGTGGTCGGCGACCACGGCTTCGGCAGCCGCGAGCAGCTCACCGAGATGGACCTGCTGCGCTTCAACGTGCCCCTGCTGCTGATAGGTCCGGGCGTGCAGGAGAAGTTCGGCGCCCGCCGCGACATCGTCGGCACCCAGGTCGACATGGTGCCGACCATCATGGGCCGCCTCGGCGGTACGGTCCGTCACCAGTGCTGGGGCCGCGACCTGCTCGCCCTGCCGGCGGCAAGTCCTGGGTTCGGCGTCATCAAACCCTCGGGCGGCGACCAGACCGTCGCCCTGGTCAGCGGCGACCGGGTGCTGGTGCAACCCCCCGGCCTGCCGGCGAAGGTCTACCGCTATCGCCTCGGCAGCGAGCCTGCCAGCCTGCCGCTCGCCGCGGTACCCGACGAAGCGCTGCTGAAGCGCCAGCTCGGCGCCTTCCTGCAGACGGCCACCGCCAGCCTGCTGGACGACACGGCCGGGGTGACCGACGGCAGGCCGGCGCGCTGA
- a CDS encoding calcium-binding protein, giving the protein MVSRFRRDMASEATRLDVDDYRLFIGTDRADRFDPREDGMNVAFGRNDPDFLPGSDRDDDLLGGAGSDYLDGGDGADHLDGGEGADILLGQAKADTLRGAEGRDWLDEGDGHGDLEGGTGDDVLIGGRGGDAFMVDPSSGHDLIFDFQAGPGIFDHLALHHIHPDDLDFEQAAAGTRVSWNDGQGSVLLVGVDKGELAQDDFMFTEDNHLLPVGGAHAMDDLARAAPPTRAAPPSRAEPLTDDADFRFDEFNVRIGDAGRDVFAGTAARDYYLGLEGDDDLSGSDGDDDLRGDAGNDHLDGGPGMDDLRGGDGDDWLEGGTKADNLMGGAGNDTLSAGAGHDMLEGGSGDDSLDGGDGADAFIVSRDSGHDLVVGGFTAGPGAFDHIAFKDLGPQDITIAEDGADTLVSWIEGSIRLAGIARHDMAQDDFMFDADTGVNGAFVDDPALTTEGSMLLFPEAGGISSVGISLSLADWPLA; this is encoded by the coding sequence ATGGTCAGCAGATTCAGACGGGACATGGCAAGCGAAGCCACTCGACTCGACGTCGACGACTACCGCCTCTTCATCGGCACGGATCGCGCCGATCGCTTCGATCCGCGCGAGGACGGCATGAACGTCGCCTTCGGTCGCAACGATCCGGATTTTCTTCCCGGCAGCGACCGGGACGACGATCTGCTCGGGGGCGCCGGCAGCGACTATCTGGATGGCGGGGACGGTGCGGATCACCTCGATGGCGGCGAAGGCGCCGACATTCTGCTCGGCCAGGCCAAGGCCGACACCCTGCGCGGCGCGGAAGGCCGCGACTGGCTCGACGAGGGGGACGGGCATGGCGATCTCGAAGGCGGCACCGGGGACGATGTGCTGATCGGCGGCCGGGGTGGCGACGCCTTCATGGTCGATCCCTCGAGCGGTCACGACCTGATCTTCGACTTCCAGGCAGGCCCCGGGATCTTCGATCACCTCGCGCTGCATCACATCCACCCGGACGACCTCGACTTCGAGCAGGCGGCCGCCGGCACGCGAGTCAGCTGGAACGACGGACAGGGCTCGGTGCTGCTGGTCGGCGTGGACAAAGGCGAGCTGGCGCAGGACGATTTCATGTTCACCGAGGACAATCACCTACTGCCGGTCGGCGGCGCCCATGCCATGGATGACCTGGCCAGGGCCGCGCCCCCGACAAGAGCGGCCCCTCCGTCACGAGCGGAGCCGCTCACGGATGACGCCGATTTCCGCTTCGACGAATTCAATGTCCGGATCGGCGACGCGGGCCGCGATGTCTTCGCCGGCACCGCGGCCCGCGATTACTACCTCGGCCTGGAGGGCGACGACGACCTTTCCGGCAGCGACGGCGATGATGACCTGCGGGGCGACGCCGGCAACGATCATCTCGATGGCGGCCCGGGCATGGACGACCTGAGAGGGGGCGACGGCGACGACTGGCTGGAAGGTGGGACGAAAGCAGACAACCTCATGGGCGGAGCCGGAAATGACACGCTGAGTGCGGGCGCCGGGCACGACATGCTCGAAGGCGGCAGCGGCGATGACAGCCTCGATGGCGGCGACGGCGCCGACGCCTTCATCGTCTCCCGCGACAGCGGCCACGACCTGGTCGTCGGCGGCTTCACGGCCGGTCCCGGCGCCTTCGACCACATCGCCTTCAAGGACCTCGGGCCGCAGGACATCACCATTGCCGAAGACGGTGCCGATACCCTCGTCAGCTGGATCGAAGGCTCGATCCGGCTGGCGGGCATCGCCAGGCACGACATGGCGCAGGACGACTTCATGTTCGACGCCGACACCGGCGTGAATGGTGCCTTCGTCGACGACCCGGCGCTCACCACGGAGGGATCAATGCTGCTGTTTCCCGAAGCGGGCGGGATTTCCTCCGTGGGGATATCCCTCTCTCTTGCCGACTGGCCCCTCGCCTGA
- a CDS encoding LysR family transcriptional regulator: MPAFTRAELADLNVFMTIVRRRSFRQSAIELGVTTSALSHAMKNLESRLGVKLLNRTSRSVVPTQAGSALAERLEQGFQTIAEALAELDVHRDAPIGRLRLNVPRDASRLLLGPVLPGFFARYPELQLEVAVEDRMVDIVADGFDAGIRYGGTVPRDMIAMPLTGELRWIVVASPDYLSRRGRPQVPEDLLHHQCMRIRLGDNTPYKWELGDGPQAIHLDVPGSLGANETDILLQATLDGLGLAYCLELRVAEELRSGRLETVLPEWSSMGPPFCMYYPSRRQAQPGLRQLIESIRALGL, from the coding sequence ATGCCGGCCTTCACCCGCGCGGAACTCGCCGATCTCAACGTATTCATGACCATCGTCCGGCGCCGCAGCTTTCGCCAGTCGGCCATCGAGCTGGGCGTCACCACCTCGGCGCTCAGCCACGCCATGAAGAACCTGGAGTCGCGCCTGGGCGTGAAGCTGCTCAACCGCACCAGCCGCTCGGTGGTCCCCACCCAGGCCGGCAGCGCCCTGGCCGAACGTCTCGAACAGGGCTTCCAGACCATCGCCGAGGCCCTCGCCGAGCTGGACGTCCACCGCGACGCGCCGATCGGCCGGCTGCGCCTGAACGTGCCCCGCGACGCCTCGCGCCTGCTGCTCGGCCCGGTCCTGCCGGGCTTCTTCGCCCGCTACCCGGAGCTGCAGCTGGAGGTGGCGGTCGAGGACCGCATGGTCGACATCGTCGCCGACGGCTTCGATGCCGGCATCCGCTACGGCGGCACCGTGCCCCGCGACATGATCGCCATGCCGCTGACCGGCGAGCTGCGCTGGATCGTGGTCGCCTCCCCCGACTACCTGAGTCGCCGCGGCCGCCCGCAAGTGCCCGAAGACCTGCTGCACCACCAGTGCATGCGCATCCGCCTGGGCGACAACACGCCCTACAAGTGGGAGCTGGGCGACGGCCCGCAGGCCATCCATCTGGACGTCCCCGGATCGCTCGGCGCCAACGAGACCGACATCCTGCTACAGGCCACGCTCGACGGCCTGGGCCTGGCCTACTGCCTGGAGCTGCGGGTGGCCGAGGAGCTGCGCAGCGGCCGGCTGGAGACGGTGCTGCCCGAGTGGTCGTCGATGGGCCCGCCCTTCTGCATGTACTACCCCAGCCGCCGCCAGGCCCAGCCCGGTCTGCGCCAGCTGATCGAGAGCATCCGCGCACTGGGCCTCTGA
- a CDS encoding aldo/keto reductase, with the protein MSIETIRIDGVATPVSRIGLGTWAIGGWMWGGADDARSVETIRKAVESGINLIDTAPVYGFGHAEEVVGKALEGIRDQAVIATKVALEWSDSGIHRNATARRIRQEIEDSLRRLRTDRIDLYQVHWPDPLVPHEETARELEKLRAEGKILAIGVSNYSPDQMDGFRRFAPLATVQPPYNLFERAIEEDVLPYAKEHGLVVLAYGALCRGLLSGRMRADTSFEGDDLRKVDPKFQAPRFAQYLAAVEALRQLAAERHGKSVLALAIRWILDQGPTIALWGARHPGQLAGIDEAFGWRLGAEDLRRIDALLAEHVKDPVGPEFMAPPARQG; encoded by the coding sequence ATGAGCATCGAAACCATCCGGATCGACGGCGTCGCCACGCCTGTTTCGCGCATCGGCCTCGGCACCTGGGCCATCGGCGGCTGGATGTGGGGCGGTGCCGACGATGCGCGCTCGGTGGAAACCATCCGCAAAGCCGTCGAGTCCGGCATCAACCTGATCGACACCGCGCCGGTCTACGGCTTCGGGCATGCCGAGGAGGTGGTCGGCAAGGCCCTGGAGGGCATCCGCGACCAGGCGGTGATCGCCACCAAGGTGGCGCTGGAATGGTCGGATAGCGGCATCCACCGCAACGCCACGGCGCGGCGCATCCGCCAGGAGATCGAGGATTCCCTGCGCCGCCTGCGCACCGACCGCATCGATCTCTACCAGGTCCACTGGCCCGACCCATTGGTGCCCCACGAGGAGACCGCCCGCGAACTGGAGAAGCTGCGCGCGGAGGGCAAGATCCTCGCCATCGGTGTGAGCAACTACTCGCCCGACCAGATGGACGGCTTCCGCCGCTTCGCCCCGCTGGCCACGGTGCAGCCGCCCTACAACCTGTTCGAGCGCGCCATCGAGGAGGACGTGCTGCCCTACGCCAAGGAGCACGGGCTGGTGGTGCTGGCCTACGGCGCTCTGTGCCGCGGCTTGCTGTCCGGGCGGATGCGCGCCGACACCAGCTTCGAGGGCGACGACCTGCGCAAGGTCGATCCCAAGTTCCAGGCGCCGCGCTTCGCCCAGTATCTGGCGGCGGTCGAGGCCCTGCGCCAACTGGCCGCCGAGCGCCACGGCAAGTCGGTGCTGGCCCTGGCGATCCGCTGGATTCTCGACCAGGGGCCGACCATCGCCTTGTGGGGCGCACGCCATCCGGGCCAGCTCGCTGGCATCGACGAGGCCTTCGGCTGGAGGCTGGGCGCGGAGGACCTGCGCCGGATCGACGCCCTGCTGGCCGAGCACGTCAAGGACCCGGTCGGCCCCGAATTCATGGCGCCGCCGGCGCGCCAGGGCTGA
- a CDS encoding (2Fe-2S)-binding protein, producing MLTLNLNGKDHSLDVPEDMPLLWAIRDVAGYSGTKFGCGMGLCGACTVHVDGQATRACVTPVSVAAGKKITTLEALHADPVGQALQAAWLELGVAQCGYCQGGQLMTATALLKGNPNPDEEQIESAMAGNVCRCGTYNRIRAAIQVAARKLREGKA from the coding sequence ATGCTCACCCTCAACCTGAACGGCAAGGATCATTCCCTCGATGTGCCGGAAGACATGCCCCTGCTCTGGGCCATCCGCGATGTCGCCGGCTACAGCGGCACCAAGTTCGGCTGCGGCATGGGCCTGTGCGGCGCCTGCACCGTACATGTCGACGGCCAGGCCACCCGCGCCTGCGTCACGCCGGTAAGCGTGGCGGCCGGCAAGAAGATCACCACCCTCGAGGCGCTGCACGCCGATCCGGTCGGGCAGGCGCTGCAGGCCGCCTGGCTGGAGCTCGGCGTGGCGCAGTGCGGCTACTGCCAGGGCGGCCAGCTGATGACCGCCACCGCGCTGCTCAAGGGCAACCCAAACCCCGACGAGGAGCAGATCGAGTCGGCGATGGCCGGCAACGTCTGCCGCTGCGGCACCTACAACCGGATTCGCGCGGCCATCCAGGTCGCCGCCCGGAAGCTGCGGGAGGGCAAGGCATGA
- a CDS encoding xanthine dehydrogenase family protein molybdopterin-binding subunit, with protein sequence MSRTDMDDFAVANLSRRGFLKGVAAGGALLIAASWGWREAFAEERKYGADGMEHGWVDDPKVFLALGADGLVTFVCSRSEMGQGVRTSLAMVVADELEADWAMMRVAQAPGDEQHYGNQDTDGSRSMRHWFEPLRRCGAAARQMLEQAAAERWQVPVGECRAQEHKVVHVPSGRSLGYGELAEAAAALPVPARDSLRLKAPEQFRYIGKESTRAIDGADIVNGRAVYGLDPRFENMLYAVVARPPVYGGKLKNLDASAALQVPGVLKVLEIAGSPLPSEFQPLGGVAVVAANTWAAIRGRQALKLDWEDGANAAYDSVAYRQAMSRAARAPGKVVREAGDVEAVFAGGGRLVEAEYYIPHLAQAPMEPPVATAYFADGACEVWAPSQAPQVTRERIAERLGIPFDQVKVNVTLLGGGFGRKSKPDFILEAAVLAREFPGRHVRVQWTREDDLQHSYFHTVSVEYLRGALDADGKPSAWLHRSVAPSIGALFGPDPRHENPIELGMGFVSMPYALPNLRLENPEAAAHTRVGWYRSVSNIPHAFAVQSFIAELAAAAGRDHRDFLLELLGPARRIDPHSLGDTWNHGESPTLYPIDTGRLRAVVEEATRQAGWGRELPRGRGLGLAVHYSFVTYVAVVLDVEVKDDGTLVVHRADMAVDCGPQINPERIRSQMEGACVMGLGNTVVSEIAFKDGRVQQSNLHQYEVARMPLAPKTIAVHPVRPAGEVPLGGVGEPGVPPVGPALANAIFAATGRRIRELPIRNQLKGWREA encoded by the coding sequence ATGAGCAGGACGGACATGGACGACTTCGCCGTCGCCAATCTCAGCCGGCGCGGCTTTCTCAAGGGCGTGGCGGCTGGTGGCGCGCTGCTGATCGCCGCCAGCTGGGGCTGGCGCGAGGCCTTCGCCGAGGAGCGCAAGTACGGCGCCGACGGCATGGAGCACGGCTGGGTCGACGATCCCAAGGTGTTCCTCGCCCTCGGCGCCGACGGGCTGGTGACCTTCGTCTGCAGCCGCTCGGAGATGGGCCAGGGGGTGCGCACCAGCCTGGCCATGGTGGTCGCCGACGAGCTGGAAGCCGACTGGGCGATGATGCGGGTGGCGCAGGCGCCGGGCGACGAGCAGCACTACGGCAACCAGGACACCGACGGCTCGCGCAGCATGCGCCACTGGTTCGAACCGCTGCGCCGCTGCGGCGCGGCGGCGCGGCAGATGCTCGAGCAGGCCGCCGCCGAGCGCTGGCAGGTGCCGGTCGGCGAATGCCGGGCGCAGGAGCACAAGGTCGTGCACGTCCCGAGCGGGCGCAGCCTCGGCTACGGCGAGCTGGCCGAAGCTGCGGCGGCCCTGCCGGTGCCGGCGCGCGACAGTCTGCGTTTGAAGGCGCCGGAGCAGTTCCGCTACATCGGCAAGGAGTCGACCCGCGCCATCGACGGCGCCGACATCGTCAACGGCCGCGCCGTCTACGGCCTCGACCCGCGCTTCGAGAACATGCTCTACGCGGTGGTAGCCCGCCCGCCGGTCTACGGCGGCAAGCTGAAGAATCTGGATGCGAGCGCCGCGCTCCAGGTGCCGGGCGTGCTCAAGGTGCTGGAGATCGCTGGCTCGCCGCTGCCCTCCGAGTTCCAGCCGCTGGGCGGCGTGGCGGTGGTGGCCGCCAACACCTGGGCGGCGATCAGGGGCCGGCAGGCCCTGAAGCTCGACTGGGAGGACGGCGCCAATGCCGCCTACGACTCGGTCGCCTACCGCCAGGCCATGAGCCGGGCGGCGAGAGCGCCCGGCAAGGTGGTGCGCGAGGCCGGCGACGTGGAGGCGGTGTTCGCCGGGGGCGGACGGCTGGTCGAGGCCGAGTACTACATTCCGCACCTGGCCCAGGCGCCGATGGAGCCGCCGGTGGCCACCGCATACTTCGCCGACGGTGCCTGCGAGGTCTGGGCGCCCAGCCAGGCGCCGCAGGTCACCCGCGAGCGCATCGCCGAGCGCCTGGGCATCCCCTTCGACCAGGTGAAGGTCAACGTGACCCTGCTCGGCGGCGGCTTCGGCCGCAAGTCCAAGCCGGACTTCATCCTCGAGGCGGCGGTGCTGGCCAGGGAGTTCCCCGGCCGCCATGTGCGCGTGCAGTGGACCCGCGAGGACGACCTGCAGCACTCCTACTTCCATACCGTCTCGGTGGAGTACCTGCGCGGCGCCCTGGACGCCGACGGCAAGCCGAGCGCCTGGCTGCACCGCAGCGTGGCGCCGAGCATCGGCGCGCTGTTCGGACCGGACCCCAGGCACGAGAACCCCATCGAACTGGGCATGGGCTTTGTCAGCATGCCCTACGCGCTGCCCAACCTGCGCCTGGAGAACCCCGAGGCGGCAGCCCACACCCGGGTCGGCTGGTACCGCTCGGTGTCGAACATTCCCCATGCCTTCGCTGTGCAGAGCTTCATCGCCGAGCTGGCTGCCGCCGCCGGCCGGGACCACCGCGACTTCCTGCTGGAACTGCTCGGGCCGGCGCGCCGGATCGATCCGCACAGCCTGGGCGACACCTGGAACCACGGCGAGTCCCCGACGCTGTACCCCATCGACACCGGCCGCCTGCGCGCGGTGGTCGAGGAGGCGACCCGCCAGGCCGGCTGGGGCAGGGAACTGCCCAGGGGGCGCGGCCTGGGGCTGGCGGTACACTACAGTTTCGTCACCTACGTCGCCGTGGTGCTCGACGTGGAGGTCAAGGACGACGGCACCCTGGTCGTGCACCGGGCGGACATGGCGGTGGATTGCGGCCCGCAGATCAACCCCGAGCGCATCCGTTCGCAGATGGAGGGCGCCTGCGTGATGGGTCTCGGCAACACCGTGGTCAGCGAGATCGCCTTCAAGGACGGTCGGGTGCAGCAGAGCAACCTGCATCAGTACGAGGTGGCGCGCATGCCGCTGGCGCCGAAGACCATCGCTGTGCATCCGGTCCGCCCGGCCGGCGAGGTGCCGCTCGGCGGGGTCGGCGAGCCGGGTGTGCCGCCGGTCGGTCCGGCGCTGGCCAACGCCATCTTCGCCGCCACCGGCAGACGCATCCGCGAGCTGCCGATCCGCAACCAGCTCAAGGGCTGGCGGGAGGCCTGA
- a CDS encoding XdhC family protein, whose amino-acid sequence MDSADLNVLRSVLAWRQAGQRVLLYTVVQTWGSAPRPPGAMLALRGDGMLIGSVSGGCIEDDLIERLRDGRSAPGRPVSLVTYGVTREEAARFGLPCGGTLRLTEEEVLETAWVEALLARCENHELVARELDLSSGAVSLHEASRGDAPSFDGQRLRAVYGPRWRLLLIGAGQLSRYVSEMARMLDFEVLICDPREEFAFGWEDGTARFVPGMPDDAVLAIEPDERTAIVALTHDPRLDDMALLTALQSRAFYVGALGSRVNSAKRRERLAFLGLAASDIERLHGPIGLPIGSRVPAEIALSLLAEIVALKNGGGKDGIVNGRVACAAQPAPQANGQPV is encoded by the coding sequence ATGGACAGCGCTGACCTGAATGTTTTGCGCAGCGTGCTGGCCTGGCGGCAGGCCGGCCAGCGCGTGTTGCTCTATACGGTGGTGCAGACCTGGGGCAGCGCGCCCCGGCCGCCCGGCGCCATGCTCGCCCTGCGCGGCGACGGCATGCTGATCGGCTCGGTGTCCGGCGGCTGCATCGAGGACGACCTGATCGAGCGGCTGCGCGACGGGCGCAGTGCGCCGGGCCGGCCGGTGTCCCTGGTGACCTACGGGGTGACCCGTGAGGAGGCGGCGCGCTTCGGCCTGCCGTGCGGCGGCACCCTGCGCCTGACCGAGGAGGAGGTGTTGGAGACGGCCTGGGTCGAGGCGCTGCTGGCGCGCTGCGAGAACCACGAGCTGGTCGCCCGCGAACTGGATCTTTCCAGCGGCGCGGTCAGCCTGCACGAGGCTTCCCGCGGCGATGCCCCGAGTTTCGACGGGCAGCGTCTGCGCGCCGTCTACGGGCCGCGCTGGCGCCTGTTGCTGATCGGCGCGGGGCAGCTGTCGCGCTACGTCAGCGAGATGGCGCGGATGCTCGACTTCGAGGTGCTGATCTGCGATCCGCGCGAGGAGTTCGCCTTCGGCTGGGAGGACGGTACCGCCCGCTTCGTGCCCGGCATGCCCGACGACGCCGTGCTGGCCATCGAGCCGGACGAGCGCACCGCCATCGTCGCGCTGACTCACGATCCGCGCCTCGACGACATGGCACTGCTCACCGCGCTGCAGTCGCGCGCCTTCTACGTCGGCGCCCTCGGCTCGCGGGTCAACAGCGCCAAGCGCCGCGAGCGCCTGGCCTTCCTCGGCCTGGCGGCGAGCGACATCGAGCGTCTGCACGGCCCGATCGGCCTGCCCATCGGCAGCCGGGTACCGGCGGAGATCGCCCTGTCGCTGCTGGCCGAGATCGTCGCGCTGAAGAATGGGGGCGGCAAAGACGGGATCGTCAACGGTAGGGTCGCCTGCGCCGCCCAGCCGGCCCCGCAGGCGAACGGGCAGCCGGTATGA
- a CDS encoding nucleotidyltransferase family protein codes for MSGVCAVLLAAGQGSRYGAVAGAGEDKLLARCHGRDGSERAVLEHALLALRANLERVLLVTRPNNGGVIALGEAHGCEVLSLDSAGMGQSIAAAVARTADCAGWLIALGDMPFILPSTVARVLGALEEQPLVVPTWQGRYGHPVGFGRIHGAALMALDGDHGAKRLLREGPVLELAVEDRGVLWDVDTPAALGFAKALPG; via the coding sequence ATGAGTGGCGTCTGCGCCGTGCTGCTGGCGGCGGGGCAGGGCAGCCGCTACGGCGCGGTTGCCGGGGCGGGCGAGGACAAGCTGCTGGCACGCTGCCACGGCCGCGACGGCAGCGAACGGGCGGTGCTGGAGCATGCGCTGCTGGCTCTGCGGGCGAATCTCGAGCGGGTCCTGCTGGTGACCCGTCCCAACAATGGCGGGGTGATCGCCCTGGGCGAGGCGCACGGCTGCGAAGTCCTGAGCCTGGACTCGGCCGGGATGGGTCAGAGCATCGCTGCGGCGGTGGCGCGGACGGCGGACTGCGCGGGCTGGCTGATCGCCCTGGGCGACATGCCGTTCATTCTGCCGTCGACCGTGGCGCGTGTGCTGGGTGCGTTGGAAGAGCAGCCGCTGGTGGTGCCCACCTGGCAGGGGCGCTACGGGCATCCGGTCGGCTTCGGCCGCATCCACGGGGCGGCACTCATGGCGCTGGATGGCGACCACGGGGCGAAGCGTCTGCTGCGCGAGGGGCCGGTGCTCGAACTGGCGGTCGAGGATCGCGGCGTGCTCTGGGACGTCGATACGCCCGCGGCGCTCGGCTTCGCAAAGGCTTTGCCCGGCTGA